The Vulcanimicrobium alpinum sequence ACTTCGCGATCATCATCGGGCTCAACGTCGTCGTCGGGCTGCTCTCCGCGCTGCACCTCGGGATCCTCGCGCTGATCCTCTTCCCCGTCGAGATGATCCTCGGGCTCGCATACTTCGTCGCATGGATCCTCATGACGGTGAAGGCGTTCCAGGGACAGGCGATGCGTCTGCCGTTCATCTCGACGCTCGCGGACCGCTGGGTCTCCGCGTCGACGAGTCTCTAGCCTACAGCCCGACGCTGGCGAGCAGCGCGCCTTCGGCGAGGCTGCGAAGCTTCGCGTAGGCGACCTCGCGCGCCATCGGCGCCATCCCGCAGTTGGTCGAACAGACGATGCGCTCGTCCGGCAGATACCGCCGGGCGAGCGCAATCGTGTTCGCGACATCGTCGGGCGTCTCGATCCGTTCCGTCGCGACGTCGATCACGCCGATCGCAAGCGTCTTGTCGCCGGCGAGTTCGAGCGTTTCGGGCGGCACGTGCGAGCCCGCGAGTTCGATCGAGATCTGATCGACGCTCGAGCGCGCGAGCAGCGGGAGGACGTGCGCGTACTGATCCCAACGCTCGCCGAGATTCGCCTTCCACGCGACGTTCGCGGGGATGCCGTAGCCGTAGCAGACGTGCACGGCGGTCGTACAGGTCGCCGCGCCGAGCGCGGTGTCGAGCGCGTCGATCCCCCAAGCGGCGACCTCGTCGAAGTAGACGTTGAAGGCCGGCTCGTCGAGCTGCACGACGTCGACGCCGGCGGCGATCAAATCGACGATCTCGGCTCGGATCGCGCGCGCGAACGCGAACGCGAGTTCGCGCCGGCT is a genomic window containing:
- a CDS encoding methionine synthase produces the protein MPFRTTIAGSLPKPAWLAEPERIFPTWRLDGPELAEAQRDATRIAVCEQLRAGIDTVTDGEQTRKHFVHGFAERLGGVDPAKRQKRGIRADRYEAVCPTVTGEVRRVAPVHVEEVRFARTLTGGTLKITIPGPMTLVDTVVDEAYGSRRELAFAFARAIRAEIVDLIAAGVDVVQLDEPAFNVYFDEVAAWGIDALDTALGAATCTTAVHVCYGYGIPANVAWKANLGERWDQYAHVLPLLARSSVDQISIELAGSHVPPETLELAGDKTLAIGVIDVATERIETPDDVANTIALARRYLPDERIVCSTNCGMAPMAREVAYAKLRSLAEGALLASVGL
- a CDS encoding DUF4870 domain-containing protein, with the translated sequence MIQDQSQSSFGLAPNVAAGIASFFTWLGGLIILLGKPPQQWVRFVAVQAIVMFVVYFAIIIGLNVVVGLLSALHLGILALILFPVEMILGLAYFVAWILMTVKAFQGQAMRLPFISTLADRWVSASTSL